The genomic segment GCTTCTCTTCCCGCATCACATTGGACTCATCCACCTGTGACGCAATAAACTCGCAGGCATCGGTAACGAGTGCGGCGAGAGTGCTGTTGTTCTCCTGTACTGCCCGAATAAGAGCGGGCGTGTTCTTTGGGCTCAGCTTCCACCCGTAGATGTCCAGCAAGAGCAGTGTGTTATTCCGCGGGATGGCTGACAGaacagcggctgccgcctcAGGGGAGGGGTTCATGAAGCCTAGGAAGAGCTGAATAAGCGACGTGTTGTGGGCAATGACGTCGGCAAAGAGCACGATGGTCTCGCTATCCAGCTGGTTGTGGCGCAGATTTAGGCGCTGCACGGTGCAAGTAGGAGTCATAAGGGCCCGTGCCAGCTCCTCACCGCCCTCTCGGCTAATGCGGTTAGCGGTAAGATCCAGCGTAGAGAGGCACGACGCGTGTGGGAGGCTGCGTGCGATCTGCGCGGCTCCGTTATCGCGCAGAGCATTGTAGCCGAGATGGAGGTGCTTCAACTTTGGCGCTGCACGCAGCGCTTGGCTGAGGTACAAAGCGGCGTCGCATTCGATCTTGTTGTTGTGGAAACTGAGCTCTACGATTTCGCTAAagggctgctgcagtgccgccgcaaTCGGAATAACGCCCAGCTTCGTGATGTTGTTCTCGGACAGGTCCAACACCTTCAAGCCGCACCCGTTTCGGGACAACGTGTGTCCAatgaccaccgccgcctgaTCCTTGAGGTTGTTCTTGCCCAGGCGCAGTTCGCGAATGTGGCTCGGGTTGTCTTCGATTGCCTCCATCAATGCCGTCACGCCGGGCAGACCAAACGAgttctcctccagcaccagTACGCGCAGCTGGTTGTTATCACCGAGCGTGCTGATCATCTCTGCGATGCAGCGGACATCGACATCGTTGAGCGGGACGGAGCCTTGACCATGAGCAGCAGCCTTGACATCCCTGTCTAGAGCCTGTACGAGGGCGTCAGAGATTTGCGCGTGCTCGCGCTTACAGGCGCTAATGTACAActccgccgcagcacagTGTTCCAGCGCCATGACTTTAgctgtcgtttttttttctttccttaGGTGACCTCAAATCACAGAGTACAGAAGACGAGAAAGGCACGCTTGGCTCCACACTGAAGTCTTCGCCGGTAGAAAGTGGGAGAAACAATGCACCAGTTGCACAAGACTGCTTTGCGCGAGTATGCGTTTGGGCGGGTGTGTATAAGTGGCTGTTGCCGCATCACACCAGAGAGGCAAGACGAATGAGGCGCAAATAAAgtaaaaagaaaaggagagaaaatggGAGCACAGAaatcggaggaggaggagaggcagaccCCTTAAAGGGCCGCTTACGTGCTACCCAGTGCGCGTTTCGCTTCATTTTACCGTACCTCTGTGAAGATGGCTTTTCACGagagtggctgctgctggtgacCGTGAGGGTAGAGATAGCAGTGGTGCGAAAGACgatcttgtgtgtgtgtgtgcgtttgtttgtttgttccTTCAGCGTGTCCATTCTCTGCTGCACAGCATACATCAAACTCCACTCAACTCGGCCTTCCGCAAGCCCATCGcctggcgcgcagcagcgggacaCATGCTGGAGTCACGCAAACACTTTGCTcatcacatgggtggcacaaacgtgctcgctgtcgcaggtcgctccgacgcagcgccatccacgacaTGACCGCCGACGTCCGTAGCAATACATCGCCCGGACCTCCACATGTTGCAGGCGCTGGACCCTGCcgccaccagaagtggctcggcatcgACAgggatgggaggggggagctaCCTGGCctccgcccacacacacaccgagtAGGAGGTACTGGGCCCCGgcgatgccacgcgctgaggtgtcccccgccccgccaccAGGAATGAAGTGTTCTTTGGAGgaaaaacgaaggaaaaagaggcgaggtgaaagaaaaaatgcGTTGCCCTTCGATACAAAATCACGCAGGTCGTGCGAGCGAATTTGGAGGACAGCAAGgagccccccacccctctcccaaagcgagagaagagggagagagggtcTCATGATGAAACGGGTataaaggggggagggaacgaAGGGAAACAATTGTGGTGGCTGCGCCACGCATGAATCGagcaaagcgaaaagaaataAAAAAGATAAACGAGTCGCTATAAGTCAtgtgcacgagcagcaccatcaaGGCAAACCAAGAGCGCATGTGAGTGTATCGTCGCCTTTTCCATCCATTCCTGGGGTGCCAGCAAAGTGTGATGAGGCAGTCGAAGGCGCGTCACAGAGACCATCATAGAAAAAAACGTATGAGGGAGGCAGCCTACCTTGGCCTTATCAGCTTTACTGAGACTACGCCTTCCCTCCGTCACGGAGAGTAGCGAGAGGAAGCAAGGCACATCTGCGTGGATGAACGcttggtgtgtgcgtgggtgtgtgtacacACGGGCCACTGTTgatccaccaccactcccaCCTTTCCGGTGCTGAGCAAGCCTGCCACTGTTCTATCTTTGCTCCACTGCCTTTACTTCGACTGCGACGTATCACTGCCCACGCGGGCACACAAAGTGGGTGATGGAGTGGGTGGATGAGGCTGAAAACGATTGAGTGAGCGcgcgagggaaagagaagggtgCACAGCTGAAGGTGAAAGGAACACACACTTGAGGAAATCGAAAAGCGAGCAAGACAATGATGGGTGGATACAAGACGGAAaccagagaaaaaaaagggagtgaagaggaggcacGATGTGCGATGAGACGATCATGTTGACACGAGCATCATGAGTGCTCGCACCAGCAGAACAGAAAGCAGCAGCTAGAATAAAAGGAAAGGGTTCAGAAttaggaaagagaaaaagagggggagagcatCGCTGGCGCCGGCAGGTGAATCGAACGAGGAGGGAGTGCATACGACAATTGTCAgtgggcagcggcgtcacgaACTCCACGCGGCCACCAGTCCCTCTCTTTAAAAAGCTGGGCCCAACTCAAGAGAGGAAGTAGAGCCTAAAAAGAGTAGCCGAGACAGGGGAACGGCGTAAAGAGGGCAGGTCAGATCAAAACTCTGTACAGCTCATGAGACGTCGACGATGGAACAGTGACGGCTGGCGTGGTCGTCATGGAAGTGATGaacggcaccgccaccgttgGGGATGTGTAGCACTGTCTCGCCATCACCTCTGCCATCTGACGCACCACAATCTGCTCCGATGGCAGCAGGCGCCatgcggaggtggcgcacaGGCCCATCAAGGCGAAGATCATGAGGGCCACGAAGCGGTACTGCGGAACCGCCAGAATGCAGAAGACGAGGTAGATGCAGATGAAAGCCAAGCAGACGTAGTAGCCGACACTGCAACACATCCTGGTGGCGCATGCCATATCCTTCTGCCTTGTGTGTGAGTGAAgtagtagtggtggtggtagtatAGCAGGAAAGatctcacacgcacacaatgcacaagaaacgaagaagagagacagaagtcaataaagagagagagtctgATAAGAACCAGAAGGACGCATAGACTGCAGTGCGCACTCACTAAAAAGTGTGGCTCGAGTCCTGTCGTCTTCCGCAACGGAGGCCTGGCGACAGTGTCGCCTTATACgcttcgtttcttttccttccatTTCTAGCAGGGCAGGGGGAACcggtgcacagagaggggagcgctGTGCTCCATTGTGCGTTGCTGTTGGCGCCCCTCGTAGTCTCCTTCCCCTTGCCTCTCGGTGGCATCCAGGGACCACGGCCCATCAAGACGCGCATAACCAGTTGTTTCATCTCTCCTCTGGTCGGCTTGCTACTCGCATGGAGCGGGTAGCCCTTGGCATCGCAGTGTGATGGGCAGAGGTTGCCATCAGtggtgacacacacacacattcagGCGAGTCCCTTCGATGCACCTtcaggagaaaaaaaaagatatCAAATcaacagagagggaaaagcgaAGAGCGAAGGGTACAAAAAGTGgtaaaaaagagagagaggataagcagaagaggaggggtaCGTGGACAAAGccgaaggaagaagagagggaaaggcggagagaaaacagagaaagggcgcgcgcgctcgcGTGCGAGATGAGAATGATGGCGCAATAGCAGTAAACAAGAAGAGACTATCGTCGGCCCCTACCTACCACGCACACCTACATGTATTTACGCACCTGAATGGAGATACATTGGGTGAGAAGATGTCGCCCAGTAGTCTCATAGAGCGCGCAGGAGCGCTGGGAAAAGTTAGTGAGTTGCTACAGACGCGCCACAAAAGTGTCGGAAGTTGCCCTGCCACTGGTAGGGCAACTGTCGGCGAACTGGATTGGAGGCTGTTGATGGTGACGCTGAGCCTTTAGCTCTTCATCAGCGAGGCCGTACAGCAAGCCTGGTTCCGCAAGAGCGTAGAAGCCGCCACAACGGAGCAGAAGTACTTCGTTGCTCTTCGCCTCCACTAGGCGCCTCTCGGATGGTAGGCGCCGCCAAAGGGAAAAGACAGCAGTGGGTATCAGTAGGGCCCACAGAATCACTGGACCGCGCCAGGTGGCGGACATGGCCATTACATACACCATGAAGGCGTACACGAGCGCCAATCCATACCAGTATGTGAAgacgaagagcagcggcagaatACGCACATCGAGCGGCTGCGCCTCACTGTGGCCTGCGTGTAGTGCCATCGAGGCTGCGACGTCATGCTGTGGCCTCTCTGATATTACGTTAAAGTcccgcggcggtgcagagAGCGCGGCCATTGGCGCCTCCACCGGAGAATGACTCCGCTCTTCAAACGGAGAGTGGAGAGTGGGGTTTGAGCGACGCATTGGGCCAGCAATGCCTTGTCTGTGCGTTTATCCTTCCTTGATACAACGACGTCTCCTCTTGCTCTGAGAAGCAGGACTGCACAACTGATGCTGCGAGGGGGTGATAGTACTGGTCTTCGGCTGCTTCAGAGGTAGTGAACACCGCGGCACGATAACACAACGCGCAAAGGCAAAAAAGGGAGGTGTGCAGATGAAtcaaataaaaaaaaaaacgccgtCGATGttacccacacgcacagcacagcacagcacactctacacaaagagagagagagagagagacagcagtCGATTAAGGACACGAATGAAGCCTTTTGAGGCTGCAAACATGTGCAACAGGGGTGAGGAAGCGAGCGCGGTGTAGACGGGGGAGTGGGACGAGAAGGCGCATCGTGTACGAgtgcacacgtgcgtggGTGCATGACCCGAACGGAACCAATTCAAAGGAGGGACGTCGAAGAAATAAATCGAGTTTTATCTTTCGCTTCAGCGTGTCATTCCCTCACGCGAGAGAGTCAATCACTACCAGTACAAAATGGAAAAAGAGGtgtgaaaaggggggcagaCGCTACAAGCGCGTGTCCTCCCGACATAAAATCATGCTCGCATGTCTTTACACTTCGCAAGAAACGAGAGCTCGCGCCTCACTTGAGATCTGCAAGTGAAATGTGCAATGCCCAAAGGAACACGTCGAGGACAGCAGGGATACGGTGCCCCGCAGGCGGAAACACGCACTCAACGGAGGATTCCCTCCAACCGCAAACCTACGNNNNNNNNNNNNNNNNNNNNNNNNNNNNNNNNNNNNNNNNNNNNNNNNNNNNNNNNNNNNNNNNNNNNNNNNNNNNNNNNNNNNNNNNNNNNNNNNNNNNNNNNNNNNNNNNNNNNNNNNNNNNNNNNNNNNNNNNNNNNNNNNNNNNNNNNNNNNNNNNNNNNNNNNNNNNNNNNNNNNNNNNNNNNNNNNNNNNNNNNNNNNNNNNNNNNNNNNNNNNNNNNNNNNNNNNNNNNNNNNNNNNNNNNNNNNNNNNNNNNNNNNNNNNNNNNNNNNNNNNNNNNNNNNNNNNNNNNNNNNNNNNNNNNNNNNNNNNNNNNNNNNNNNNNNNNNNNNNNNNNNNNNNNNNNNNNNNNNNNNNNNNNNNNNNNNNNNNNNNNNNNNNNNNNNNNNNNNNNNNNNNNNNNNNNNNNNNNNNNNNNNNNNNNNNNNNNNNNNNNNNNNNNNNNNNNNNNNNNNNNNNNNNNNNNNNNNNNNNNNNNNNNNNNNNNNNNNNNNNNNNNNNNNNNNNNNNNNNNNNNNNNNNNNNNNNNNNNNNNNNNNNNNNNNNNNNNNNNNNNNNNNNNNNNNNNNNNNNNNNNNNNNNNNNNNNNNNNNNNNNNNNNNNNNNNNNNNNNNNNNNNNNNNNNNNNNNNNNNNNNNNNNNNNNNNNNNNNNNNNNNNNNNNNNNNNNNNNNNNNNNNNNNNNNNNNNNNNNNNNNNNNNNNNNNNNNNNNNNNNNNNNNNNNNNNNNNNNNNNNNNNNNNNNNNNNNNNNNNNNNNNNNNNNNNNNNNNNNNNNNNNNNNNNNNNNNNNNNNNNNNNNNNNNNNNNNNNNNNNNNNNNNNNNNNNNNNNNNNNNNNNNNNNNNNNNNNNNNNNNNNNNNNNNNNNNNNNNNNNNNNNNNNNNNNNNNNNNNNNNNNNNNNNNNNNNNNNNNNNNNNNNNNNNNNNNNNNNNNNNNNNNNNNNNNNNNNNNNNNNNNNNNNNNNNNNNNNNNNNNNNNNNNNNNNNNNNNNNNNNNNNNNNNNNNNNNNNNNNNNNNNNNNNNNNNNNNNNNNNNNNNNNNNNNNNNNNNNNNNNNNNNNNNNNNNNNNNNNNNNNNNNNNNNNNNNNNNNNNNNNNNNNNNNNNNNNNNNNNNNNNNNNNNNNNNNNNNNNNNNNNNNNNNNNNNNNNNNNNNNNNNNNNNNNNNNNNNNNNNNNNNNNNNNNNNNNNNNNNNNNNNNNNNNNNNNNNNNNNNNNNNNNNNNNNNNNNNNNNNNNNNNNNNNNNNNNNNNNNNNNNNNNNNNNNNNNNNNNNNNNNNNNNNNNNNNNNNNNNNNNNNNNNNNNNNNNNNNNNNNNNNNNNNNNNNNNNNNNNNNNNNNNNNNNNNNNNNNNNNNNNNNNNNNNNNNNNNNNNNNNNNNNNNNNNNNNNNNNNNNNNNNNNNNNNNNNNNNNNNNNNNNNNNNNNNNNNNNNNNNNNNNNNNNNNNNNNNNNNNNNNNNNNNNNNNNNNNNNNNNNNNNNNNNNNNNNNNNNNNNNNNNNNNNNNNNNNNNNNNNNNNNNNNNNNNNNNNNNNNNNNNNNNNNNNNNNNNNNNNNNNNNNNNNNNNNNNNNNNNNNNNNNNNNNNNNNNGGGCGCCGACATCCAGAGGGGTTACTACGCTCTTATACCACGGTGAGGCAGTCGACATCATgggcaaagaaggaaaacaaacaaCAGATGAACAAAACTaatggagggaggggggagagggaagacaaTACGGGAACAAACTAGAGTTGTAAGACCGAACGCAAATGGCGGAAAGCACgaaaagaggaagcaaaaaaaaaaattatATTTTCTTCACGGCTGGTCGCAGCGCAGAGGATTTCactgaagaagagaagaaagaaaaagaagaaacacgTGTCCTCTCACATCTACACAAGTGTAGCTCAGTGTAGAGACACACTTTTGGCTATTGATAGATGTTGGTATTCATTAGTtttgagtgtgtgtgtgtgtcagtatgcgaagcgagaagagagagagagagagagaggagagatgcGCGACTGAATGCGCAACACCGCAGCCCGTCTATTGCACAAGTCAAGACTGCCGTTTGATGACGCATACGTGCGACTGTTTCTGTGACtctgcagagagggggacgacAGTTCAAACGATCTCTGCCTGCGCGTGAGTAACAGCAACCCTAATACCCACCAAGGTAAGTCACAGGAGGGATCCATGAAGGTAAAGAAAAGCGAGTCGTGGacaggagaaaagagagacaagcagagaaagaaatgCGCACACCATAAAGAGAATTGTAGCCTCGAGAAAGAAGAcaaacacgaaaaaaaaagaagcgccGTGGTCACAccatctcttctcccttGTGATGAGTGTGGCtctctgtgtacgtgtgtgcgtctgggTGAGTGGCCGTgtccgctgcatcgcctcacACACCCCCAACGCAGCGCATACGGAGAAGCGCACgtacagagagaaggagaaaaagtaAAAAAAGGGAGAATGCGGTGTAGGGACTGAAAGggtacacagagagaggtggcggagagaagaggggcaggCACGGGACCAATCGCGGACACGGCACAGGAGTGGCTTCCCATCCTCTCCCTACCCCGTTGTTCATCGGATACCGTACTGCTCCGGATGTCATTGCAGAGAAACGAACGTAAACTccccaaaagaaaaagaaaaaactaCAGCAGTATACTtcagaagagaaggaagtgaaagcgcagagagagacacacagcgAGATATTGAAAAGCAAAAGCGAATAAAAATCAACCTTGATGGAGAAAAACGAGGAATATGATCGCCGGGGTTCGTGTTGTGGATGTTTCTTCTGTGGGcatctcagcagcagcagcgtgtgtAGGTGTACGTACGTGCGTGTATATCGCCTTCACTCACTCCATCGATATTCCGTATCGTCGCTTGAGATGGTAACAGCGCGActgtgggagagagacgcacaagCGTACCCAGAAGCGCAGGCATGCAGGCACGGGCAGCCTAGGGCGGAAGCACAGAGAATGAAGCATCCGCAGAACAAGATCGAGAGCgacaaagaggggaaaggtgCGGGCGAGGCTGCACCCCTCGACCCCTCTGTGTTGGTGCTCTAGGCCTCTTGAGTGATACTGC from the Leishmania panamensis strain MHOM/PA/94/PSC-1 chromosome 28 sequence genome contains:
- a CDS encoding hypothetical protein (TriTrypDB/GeneDB-style sysID: LpmP.28.2110), producing MACATRMCCSVGYYVCLAFICIYLVFCILAVPQYRFVALMIFALMGLCATSAWRLLPSEQIVVRQMAEVMARQCYTSPTVAVPFITSMTTTPAVTVPSSTSHELYRVLI